Proteins from a genomic interval of Salmo salar chromosome ssa14, Ssal_v3.1, whole genome shotgun sequence:
- the LOC106570202 gene encoding metaxin-1 isoform X2 has product MAYAKFAGAPLKVHKITNPWRSPTGTLPALKTTEESTRSLSKPSNIIIHLRKQKYNADYDLSAKEGADTLAFVSLLEEKLLPALIYTLWVDSKNYVDVTRRWYAENIPFPLNFLLPNRIHNQQLERLRLVRGDPTLEPGEQLEKELYHDALECMTLLSQRLGSHKFFFGDSPSSLDAYVFGHLAPLLKVKLPNGKLQQHLNSLDNLRHYCTNILILYFPSEGGEPPIRKVSVHSDSSDFDSEPHKRRKQILSVLFAMGSMLGYAILMGIVSIQHIRPQAALVGPRHIEEGGEEEEDE; this is encoded by the exons ATG gcCTATGCCAAATTTGCTGGTGCTCCACTCAAAGTCCACAAGATCACCAACCCCTGGAGAAGCCCCACAG GTACCTTGCCGGCACTGAAGACCACGGAGGAAAGTACTCGTAGTCTTTCCAAACCCAGTAATATCATCATTCACCTTAGAAAACAG AAATACAACGCTGACTATGACCTCTCAGCCAAGGAAGGGGCGGACACTCTGGCCTTTGTGTCACTACTGGAGGAGAAACTGCTGCCCGCATTG aTCTACACACTGTGGGTGGACTCAAAAAACTATGTGGACGTGACACGGCGCTGGTACGCCGAGAACATCCCCTTCCCACTCAACTTCCTGCTGCCCAACCGCATTCACAACCAGCAACTGGAAAGgctgaggctggtgaggggagaccCCACACTGGAGCCTGGGGAGCAGCtggagaaggag CTCTACCATGATGCGCTAGAGTGCATGACCCTGCTCTCTCAACGGCTGGGCTCACACAAGTTCTTCTTCGGGGATTC CCCATCCTCTTTGGATGCCTATGTGTTTGGTCACCTAGCCCCCCTGCTGAAGGTGAAGCTGCCCAATGGGAAACTCCAGCAACACCTCAACTCCCTGGACAACCTGCGGCACTACTGCACCAACATCCTCATCCTCTATTTCCCCTCAGAGGGCGGAG agCCACCCATTCGCAAGGTGTCAGTCCATTCGGACAGTAGTGACTTTGACAGCGAGCCCCATAAACGACGCAAGCAAATCCTGTCGGTCCTGTTCGCCATGGGCTCGATGCTGGGCTACGCCATTTTGATGGGGATCGTCAGCATCCAGCACATCCGACCGCAGGCAGCGCTAGTGGGACCCCGCCACATCGAAGAGGGAggcgaggaagaggaagatgaatGA
- the LOC106570202 gene encoding metaxin-1 isoform X1 translates to MAAPLELYCWKGDWGLPSVDTDCLTVLAYAKFAGAPLKVHKITNPWRSPTGTLPALKTTEESTRSLSKPSNIIIHLRKQKYNADYDLSAKEGADTLAFVSLLEEKLLPALIYTLWVDSKNYVDVTRRWYAENIPFPLNFLLPNRIHNQQLERLRLVRGDPTLEPGEQLEKELYHDALECMTLLSQRLGSHKFFFGDSPSSLDAYVFGHLAPLLKVKLPNGKLQQHLNSLDNLRHYCTNILILYFPSEGGEPPIRKVSVHSDSSDFDSEPHKRRKQILSVLFAMGSMLGYAILMGIVSIQHIRPQAALVGPRHIEEGGEEEEDE, encoded by the exons ATGGCTGCCCCCTTGGAGTTGTACTGTTGGAAAGGCGATTGGGGTTTACCCTCAGTTGATACAGACTGTCTAACCGTTTTG gcCTATGCCAAATTTGCTGGTGCTCCACTCAAAGTCCACAAGATCACCAACCCCTGGAGAAGCCCCACAG GTACCTTGCCGGCACTGAAGACCACGGAGGAAAGTACTCGTAGTCTTTCCAAACCCAGTAATATCATCATTCACCTTAGAAAACAG AAATACAACGCTGACTATGACCTCTCAGCCAAGGAAGGGGCGGACACTCTGGCCTTTGTGTCACTACTGGAGGAGAAACTGCTGCCCGCATTG aTCTACACACTGTGGGTGGACTCAAAAAACTATGTGGACGTGACACGGCGCTGGTACGCCGAGAACATCCCCTTCCCACTCAACTTCCTGCTGCCCAACCGCATTCACAACCAGCAACTGGAAAGgctgaggctggtgaggggagaccCCACACTGGAGCCTGGGGAGCAGCtggagaaggag CTCTACCATGATGCGCTAGAGTGCATGACCCTGCTCTCTCAACGGCTGGGCTCACACAAGTTCTTCTTCGGGGATTC CCCATCCTCTTTGGATGCCTATGTGTTTGGTCACCTAGCCCCCCTGCTGAAGGTGAAGCTGCCCAATGGGAAACTCCAGCAACACCTCAACTCCCTGGACAACCTGCGGCACTACTGCACCAACATCCTCATCCTCTATTTCCCCTCAGAGGGCGGAG agCCACCCATTCGCAAGGTGTCAGTCCATTCGGACAGTAGTGACTTTGACAGCGAGCCCCATAAACGACGCAAGCAAATCCTGTCGGTCCTGTTCGCCATGGGCTCGATGCTGGGCTACGCCATTTTGATGGGGATCGTCAGCATCCAGCACATCCGACCGCAGGCAGCGCTAGTGGGACCCCGCCACATCGAAGAGGGAggcgaggaagaggaagatgaatGA